From a single Desulfonispora thiosulfatigenes DSM 11270 genomic region:
- a CDS encoding MATE family efflux transporter has translation MNTKLGQEKISKLLWELSIPAILGMMSSAIFNIADRYFVGKIDPLALSGVGITMPIQMLQMAIILLIGIGSATLVSIKLGEDKQEEAESILFLSFKYIIISMIAFATIFVLFCDQILVAVSVSDAVYMYAKPYILIIIVGSIIGIPGYCLNNSLRAIGKANITMKAILWSSILNIVLDPIFIFTLKMGIAGAAIATVISQTALTLYITYYFVTNKELLINLKYKKVINELKIIKRISMIGSPSFFTQILASFVNVFVNTNAVHYGSDLDVAAMTIISTIFSFYHMFVIGLAQGNQPIIGYNWGSKQYHRVRESLIRSLVYSTIMSVALFLIIQIYPSLLVTIFTDDDSLRSTAVVGMRLYFLMIPLIGIQTISSQYFQGIGNPKLSTILMMLRYGIIILPSVLILAPIIGVKGIYLSNAISDGIASVIAMLFIIREIRSLSKLEKMQQEDAQ, from the coding sequence ATGAATACAAAATTAGGCCAGGAAAAAATAAGTAAATTATTATGGGAACTTAGTATACCAGCAATTCTGGGTATGATGAGTAGTGCAATCTTTAATATTGCGGATAGATATTTTGTAGGAAAAATTGACCCTTTGGCATTGTCGGGGGTCGGCATTACTATGCCTATCCAAATGCTTCAAATGGCAATCATCCTACTCATAGGAATAGGATCGGCGACTTTAGTATCAATAAAGCTAGGGGAGGACAAGCAGGAAGAGGCAGAGAGTATACTTTTTTTGTCCTTTAAATATATAATCATTTCGATGATAGCGTTTGCTACTATATTTGTCCTATTTTGTGATCAAATATTAGTTGCAGTTTCCGTTTCAGATGCAGTGTATATGTATGCAAAACCCTATATTTTAATTATAATAGTTGGATCGATTATTGGCATCCCTGGATATTGTTTGAACAATTCTCTAAGGGCAATCGGAAAAGCGAATATTACCATGAAGGCTATCTTGTGGTCTTCAATACTTAATATCGTTTTAGATCCAATATTCATTTTTACCTTAAAGATGGGGATTGCTGGAGCGGCCATTGCTACAGTTATTTCTCAAACGGCACTAACTCTATACATTACATATTATTTTGTGACGAACAAAGAGTTACTTATTAATCTTAAATATAAAAAGGTTATAAATGAGCTTAAAATAATAAAAAGAATCTCTATGATTGGCTCGCCTTCTTTTTTTACCCAGATACTTGCATCATTTGTTAATGTGTTTGTAAATACAAATGCCGTACATTACGGTTCGGATTTAGATGTGGCTGCAATGACAATCATATCAACCATTTTTAGTTTTTATCATATGTTTGTAATCGGCCTAGCCCAGGGTAATCAGCCTATAATAGGGTACAACTGGGGTAGTAAACAGTATCACAGAGTCAGGGAATCCTTGATTAGATCGCTGGTTTATTCAACGATAATGTCTGTGGCACTATTTTTAATAATCCAAATATACCCTTCTTTACTTGTAACTATCTTTACTGATGATGATAGCTTAAGGAGTACTGCCGTGGTCGGAATGAGGCTCTATTTTCTAATGATACCACTGATTGGGATACAGACTATTAGTTCCCAGTATTTTCAAGGGATAGGAAACCCAAAGCTTTCTACAATACTGATGATGCTGCGCTATGGGATAATCATATTGCCATCGGTACTAATTTTAGCCCCTATAATAGGAGTAAAAGGAATTTATCTAAGTAATGCCATATCTGATGGGATCGCTTCAGTAATTGCTATGCTATTTATTATTAGAGAGATACGGAGTTTATCAAAGCTTGAAAAAATGCAACAAGAAGATGCACAGTAA
- a CDS encoding PhzF family phenazine biosynthesis protein, with amino-acid sequence MRQYVVDAFTDKVFEGNPAAVCIMDEWLPESTMLKITLENNLSETAFAVKEGEDYRLRWFTPGGEIDLCGHATLATAYVITKFYNTKLEEIQFKTLSGVLKVINRGDLYEMDFPAYDLQKINVTDEMEEAIGIRPIEAFKGRDLLLVLENEENIRKLKPNMQKIKKLDGLLLHVTAPGRDYDCVSRSFAPKIDVPEDPVCGSGHCHIIPYWAAKTGNNELVAYQASRRSGILYCEFQGERVKLSGNTALYSVADINF; translated from the coding sequence ATGAGACAATATGTTGTTGATGCTTTTACAGATAAAGTATTTGAAGGTAATCCAGCAGCAGTCTGCATTATGGATGAGTGGTTACCGGAAAGTACTATGTTGAAAATTACTCTGGAAAATAATCTATCTGAAACTGCTTTTGCCGTAAAAGAGGGAGAAGATTATAGATTAAGATGGTTTACACCGGGAGGAGAAATTGATTTGTGTGGACATGCTACTCTTGCCACAGCTTATGTTATAACCAAATTTTATAATACAAAGTTAGAAGAGATACAATTTAAGACTCTTAGTGGTGTTTTGAAGGTAATTAATAGGGGAGATCTTTATGAAATGGACTTTCCTGCCTATGACCTACAAAAAATAAATGTGACTGATGAAATGGAAGAAGCCATTGGAATTAGGCCTATAGAAGCTTTCAAGGGAAGAGACTTGCTTTTAGTTCTTGAAAATGAGGAAAATATAAGAAAACTTAAGCCTAATATGCAAAAGATAAAGAAGTTAGACGGACTATTATTACATGTAACAGCACCAGGAAGGGACTATGACTGTGTATCGCGATCATTTGCTCCAAAAATAGATGTACCTGAGGATCCGGTATGTGGTTCGGGGCACTGCCATATTATTCCTTACTGGGCGGCAAAAACGGGTAATAATGAATTGGTAGCATATCAAGCATCTAGAAGAAGTGGAATTTTATATTGTGAATTTCAGGGTGAAAGAGTTAAATTAAGTGGAAATACAGCTTTATATTCAGTTGCAGACATTAATTTTTAA
- a CDS encoding arylamine N-acetyltransferase family protein yields the protein MKKLIPKNQSAIDINALFRKRIGMQVENITFESLSNILEKTAENIPFENLCIIENRTSNITKESLIEKILVKNEGGLCYELNLILYFFLKENGFDAALIGGVIYNNDIKKYQKLGRTHVVILVTYKEQKYLIDTGFGGNLPLKPVPLTEESVSSKNGEFRVKRVNGEYGDYVFEMRLKHRDTDWKIGYAFDTKKSISDLSEINMIQKIIAEHKDSPFNKSPLITRLTGGGNLILTNNSFTQRTEGVVSKETIDSMKFKELLKQHFGM from the coding sequence GTGAAGAAGTTGATACCAAAGAATCAATCAGCTATAGATATAAATGCTTTATTTCGTAAAAGAATAGGTATGCAAGTAGAAAATATTACATTTGAATCACTTAGTAATATTCTTGAAAAAACTGCTGAAAATATTCCTTTTGAAAATCTTTGCATAATTGAAAATAGAACAAGTAACATTACTAAAGAAAGCTTAATTGAAAAAATACTTGTAAAAAATGAAGGCGGACTATGTTATGAATTAAATTTGATTCTTTATTTCTTCTTAAAAGAGAATGGTTTTGATGCTGCCCTTATCGGAGGGGTTATTTATAATAACGATATAAAAAAATATCAGAAACTTGGAAGAACGCATGTAGTTATTCTTGTAACTTACAAGGAGCAAAAGTACTTAATAGATACGGGCTTTGGTGGGAATTTGCCATTAAAACCTGTACCTTTAACCGAAGAGAGCGTATCTTCTAAGAATGGAGAATTTCGGGTAAAAAGGGTAAATGGTGAATATGGAGATTATGTTTTTGAAATGAGGTTAAAACATAGGGATACAGATTGGAAAATTGGATATGCATTTGATACAAAGAAGAGTATAAGTGATTTATCTGAAATTAATATGATCCAAAAGATTATAGCTGAACATAAAGACTCACCATTTAACAAAAGTCCTTTAATTACTAGGCTCACCGGCGGAGGAAATTTAATATTAACAAATAATTCATTCACACAAAGGACTGAGGGAGTGGTTTCAAAAGAGACAATTGATAGTATGAAATTTAAAGAATTATTGAAACAGCATTTTGGGATGTAG
- a CDS encoding PAS domain S-box protein, with protein MLEDYKYKIIADYSYDWETWEDQNGKLQYVSPSCERISGYASEEFLDNPRLFESIILGEDLEIWKSHHHEIANRDKMYEKQFRILHKDGYIVWIEHICRAVIDETGVYLGYRANNRDITAYKNSIETIIKNELQFERIIDTLPFCLSIITLDGTVLYINPKGMEYFEVEADVIGQRAAMMHWVNPERRLLWLDKIKNEGIVTDFEMHVRTASGKELWSMGSGIIIEYQGKECVLSSQHDITERKEMERSLQESEEQYKLLFENAAESIVVIQDGKVVLSNQMATALTGYSQEELGKLHFLNFIYPDDEELVVTNHTKRLKDETVDRIYSYRILKKGGYVRWVEMNSLKIKWKGRPATFNLLSDITERKEAEDALRVSEEKYRLLFENAVESILVIQNEQIKMCNPMTSILTGYSQQELVKIKFTDFVYAEDKEKTLAFHKKRLEGMDGVTKQQFRIIKKDGEIRWIESDGIKIDWNEGEAGLYFAMDITERKSTEEKILYLSYFDQLTGLYNRRFYEEELERLDTKRNLPLTLVMADVNGLKLTNDAFGHTSGDMLLKAVADIMKKELRADDILARIGGDEFVILLPKTDSVEAQLIVNRLKDKISNTVIDKISASVSFGLDTKKEESEDMEKIFAQAEDYMYRRKLLESGSMKSEMITLITRSLYERNKDEQLHSERVAELCTKTAEAMKLEGQQIEEIALLGMLHDIGKIGLDKSILNSNIELNEKECKEIKKHPETGYHILKSVSEFSHIAEYVLCHHERPDGKGYPRGLKGENIPIQSRILCIAEAYDSMINKHYKEPLTVPEAVNELILNSGTQFDEEIVKIFIEKVIT; from the coding sequence ATGTTAGAAGATTATAAATATAAAATAATAGCAGATTATTCATATGACTGGGAAACATGGGAGGATCAAAATGGAAAACTCCAATATGTATCTCCATCATGTGAAAGGATATCAGGCTACGCTTCTGAGGAGTTTCTAGATAATCCTAGGCTATTTGAATCTATTATATTAGGCGAGGATTTAGAAATATGGAAAAGTCATCATCATGAAATAGCTAACAGAGATAAAATGTATGAAAAACAGTTTAGAATACTTCATAAAGACGGCTACATCGTATGGATAGAGCATATTTGTAGGGCTGTAATAGATGAAACGGGAGTTTACCTGGGATATAGAGCAAACAATAGGGATATCACAGCATACAAAAATTCCATAGAAACTATAATTAAAAATGAGCTGCAGTTTGAAAGGATAATAGATACTCTGCCTTTTTGTCTTTCCATTATAACTCTGGATGGCACAGTACTTTATATAAATCCAAAGGGGATGGAATACTTTGAGGTAGAAGCAGATGTAATAGGTCAAAGAGCAGCTATGATGCACTGGGTGAACCCTGAGAGAAGACTCTTATGGCTGGACAAAATAAAGAATGAAGGTATAGTAACGGATTTCGAGATGCATGTTAGGACTGCATCGGGTAAAGAGCTTTGGTCCATGGGAAGCGGTATAATCATAGAGTATCAGGGTAAAGAATGTGTACTTTCCAGTCAGCATGACATAACAGAACGTAAAGAAATGGAAAGGTCACTTCAAGAGAGTGAAGAACAATACAAACTACTTTTTGAAAATGCAGCTGAATCAATAGTAGTAATTCAAGATGGAAAAGTTGTTCTAAGTAATCAAATGGCAACTGCTCTTACTGGTTATTCACAAGAAGAACTGGGAAAGCTACATTTTTTAAACTTTATATATCCTGATGATGAAGAGCTTGTAGTGACAAATCATACAAAAAGATTAAAAGATGAAACAGTAGACCGCATATATAGTTATAGGATTTTAAAAAAAGGAGGATATGTGCGGTGGGTAGAAATGAATTCTCTTAAAATTAAATGGAAAGGAAGACCAGCTACATTTAACTTATTAAGTGATATAACGGAAAGAAAAGAGGCTGAAGATGCCCTAAGAGTGAGTGAAGAAAAATACCGTCTTCTTTTTGAAAATGCTGTAGAATCCATTCTTGTTATTCAAAATGAGCAGATAAAAATGTGTAATCCTATGACATCTATTCTCACAGGATATAGTCAGCAAGAACTAGTCAAAATTAAATTTACAGATTTTGTCTATGCAGAGGATAAAGAAAAGACACTTGCTTTTCATAAAAAAAGACTTGAAGGTATGGACGGTGTCACCAAGCAGCAGTTTAGAATAATAAAGAAAGACGGAGAAATAAGATGGATTGAATCTGATGGTATCAAGATAGACTGGAATGAAGGGGAAGCTGGACTTTATTTTGCTATGGATATCACAGAACGTAAATCTACAGAGGAAAAAATCCTATATCTTAGCTATTTCGATCAACTTACAGGATTATATAATAGGAGATTTTACGAAGAAGAACTGGAAAGGTTAGATACAAAAAGAAATCTTCCTTTAACGCTTGTAATGGCAGATGTAAACGGCTTGAAGCTTACAAATGATGCATTTGGTCATACGTCTGGAGACATGTTACTTAAAGCTGTTGCAGATATTATGAAGAAAGAGCTTAGAGCAGATGATATTCTTGCAAGAATAGGCGGAGATGAATTTGTTATTCTTCTTCCAAAGACAGATAGTGTAGAGGCTCAATTAATAGTAAACAGGTTAAAGGACAAAATATCCAATACGGTTATAGATAAAATATCTGCATCGGTATCATTTGGATTAGACACTAAAAAAGAAGAATCTGAAGATATGGAAAAAATATTCGCTCAAGCAGAAGATTATATGTATAGAAGAAAGTTGCTTGAAAGTGGCAGTATGAAAAGCGAGATGATAACTCTAATTACCAGAAGTCTTTATGAAAGAAATAAAGATGAGCAATTACACAGCGAAAGAGTAGCAGAGCTGTGCACGAAAACAGCAGAAGCTATGAAGCTTGAAGGCCAACAGATTGAAGAAATAGCCTTACTAGGAATGCTCCATGATATAGGTAAAATTGGATTAGACAAAAGTATATTAAACAGTAATATTGAGCTTAATGAAAAGGAATGTAAGGAAATAAAAAAGCATCCTGAAACTGGATATCATATCTTAAAATCAGTTAGTGAATTTTCCCATATAGCAGAATATGTGCTTTGTCATCATGAAAGACCTGATGGTAAAGGCTACCCTAGAGGTCTTAAAGGAGAGAATATCCCAATTCAGTCTAGGATACTTTGCATAGCTGAGGCCTATGATTCTATGATAAACAAACATTATAAAGAACCCTTAACTGTACCTGAAGCGGTGAATGAATTAATATTAAACTCAGGAACACAATTTGATGAAGAAATAGTTAAAATCTTTATAGAAAAGGTTATAACTTAA
- a CDS encoding HD-GYP domain-containing protein yields the protein MREGQILGKSLYNNYGGLILKEGSKIKGPYIKKIMELGFQGLYIIDDISQDIEIKNVISDELKLESIAKIKNMFMNIENKNPIDKDMNNISNIAKNMADELVSNKHLMVNMIDIKSYDNYTYYHSVNVAVLSIIVGISSHLNRDELYKLAMGALLHDVGKIFISHNILNKNDKLTNEEFEIIKSHSTTGYKYLKSNFDVPIKSYIAALDHHEKYDGTGYPKNKVGENISLFGRIIAIADVYDALISDRPYRKSILPANAIEYIMGGCDTHFDFNLVNLFIKKVAAYPIGTCVKLNNGLIGIVVENFSDASTRPKIRILNKNDGKPNYINLRDDFRNNNLTIIDVVNM from the coding sequence TTGCGAGAAGGACAAATACTTGGCAAAAGTTTATATAATAATTATGGTGGTCTTATCTTAAAAGAAGGCTCAAAAATAAAGGGACCGTATATTAAAAAAATTATGGAATTAGGATTTCAGGGATTATATATAATAGATGATATTTCACAAGATATTGAGATTAAAAATGTAATTAGTGATGAATTAAAACTAGAGTCCATAGCAAAAATAAAAAATATGTTTATGAATATAGAAAACAAAAATCCTATTGATAAGGATATGAATAATATTAGTAATATTGCTAAAAACATGGCAGATGAATTAGTCTCAAATAAACATTTAATGGTTAATATGATAGATATAAAATCATATGATAATTATACTTATTATCATTCTGTAAACGTAGCTGTACTTTCCATTATTGTGGGTATATCATCCCACTTAAATAGAGATGAGTTATATAAACTAGCTATGGGCGCATTGTTACACGATGTGGGCAAGATATTTATAAGCCACAATATTTTAAATAAAAATGATAAATTAACAAACGAAGAATTTGAAATAATCAAATCTCATTCGACTACTGGATATAAATATTTAAAATCAAACTTTGATGTTCCTATAAAGTCATATATTGCTGCTTTAGATCATCATGAAAAATATGACGGAACAGGATATCCCAAGAATAAAGTTGGCGAAAATATATCTTTATTTGGAAGAATTATTGCAATAGCTGATGTTTATGATGCTTTAATATCAGATAGGCCTTATAGAAAATCAATTTTACCTGCTAATGCAATAGAATATATAATGGGTGGCTGTGATACCCATTTTGATTTCAATTTAGTAAATCTATTTATTAAAAAAGTTGCCGCATATCCAATTGGTACTTGCGTAAAACTTAATAATGGACTTATAGGAATCGTAGTTGAAAATTTCTCAGATGCTTCAACAAGACCAAAAATAAGAATATTAAATAAAAATGATGGGAAACCTAATTATATCAATCTTAGAGATGATTTCAGAAATAATAACTTAACTATAATAGATGTTGTGAATATGTAA